The Nitrosomonas cryotolerans ATCC 49181 genome includes a window with the following:
- a CDS encoding copper resistance CopC family protein, with protein sequence MNLKSLIIPVMKRIIIISGIILMPAWLLHADPVWAHTALVKSEPPKRAALSVPPTQVQLWFNEEIEGNYASISVLSADKKPIISANAEPVPDDLRSVVLPLPEMKAGRYTVEFRVLSMDGHVVESAYDFSVKN encoded by the coding sequence ATGAATCTTAAATCACTCATAATTCCCGTAATGAAGCGGATAATTATTATTTCGGGCATCATATTGATGCCGGCATGGCTGTTGCATGCCGATCCAGTATGGGCGCATACGGCATTAGTTAAATCGGAACCACCAAAACGTGCTGCACTTTCTGTACCGCCGACTCAAGTACAATTATGGTTTAACGAAGAAATTGAGGGAAATTATGCATCAATTTCAGTATTAAGTGCAGATAAAAAACCAATTATTAGCGCAAATGCAGAGCCCGTACCGGATGATTTGAGATCAGTTGTATTACCCTTGCCGGAAATGAAGGCAGGACGGTATACCGTAGAATTTCGTGTTTTATCTATGGACGGCCATGTGGTTGAATCGGCTTATGATTTTAGTGTGAAAAATTAA
- a CDS encoding CopD family protein, with protein MIDVIEVATHWFQLAANLTLLGSCVFLAMTESSQPVAKRSWINRLEALFPWLGLGVIAGLIVILAITAGQATGNAANIWRPGIWVDFLENTRVGDVWVWRAVLAMILLGVILYLRYTARSRWHYVFCAIVATLPLIAGSLTSHSAAEELSLLSILPYALHIILAGVWLGALPAFLLLLFAYVKTEKDKQTKNIDIQVLQRFSLIALPAMLLIIASGIFVADRIFDGNYAALFATPYGWLLNIKLALLAIILVIAAYVRSNCLPIFTQADNPAVISASARVMRKWVRIEFVIALVLLLLATIIANTTPAKYAPIEEWPYPFRFSIETTWNDARVIIQVWTGIAILALAGGAVWLGKSQKWKLGRLIIVPLFLVITGFAVALPPLAIEAYPETYRRTPIPFDAVSIANGAALYAQYCVNCHGPQGKGNGIQSRTLSTVPTDMLTEPHTEEHTAGDFFHWISFGINDTEMPGYVDELSEDDRWDLVNFIHALSRGYQARILTPEVVPNRPYMVPPGFFYTAEDGSSGILADFRKQKSVLLVIFSWPESLDRLKQLAQVYDVLNDQNTLVLAVPKEGLDAETIKNIATDIPFPIVTEGASEIAHSYALSRRTFSRPDILGAGVIPDHMEFLIDRYGYLRARWIPPTENTLGWDDTDLLIKQVSLFNQEESILPPPDEYVN; from the coding sequence ATGATAGATGTGATTGAGGTGGCTACCCATTGGTTTCAGTTGGCAGCTAATTTAACGCTGTTGGGTAGCTGCGTTTTTCTTGCAATGACCGAAAGTAGCCAGCCTGTTGCCAAGAGATCGTGGATTAATAGATTAGAAGCATTATTTCCTTGGTTAGGGTTAGGTGTGATAGCTGGGTTGATCGTAATTTTGGCGATCACAGCAGGGCAGGCGACCGGAAATGCCGCCAATATATGGCGACCAGGGATCTGGGTTGATTTTTTAGAAAACACTCGCGTGGGAGATGTCTGGGTCTGGCGAGCAGTATTAGCGATGATACTATTAGGTGTCATCTTATATCTTCGATATACTGCTAGGTCACGCTGGCATTATGTGTTTTGTGCCATAGTTGCTACTTTACCGCTAATAGCGGGATCACTCACTAGCCACTCTGCGGCGGAAGAGTTATCCTTGTTGTCCATTTTGCCTTATGCATTACATATTATTCTGGCAGGCGTTTGGCTGGGTGCATTACCGGCATTCTTACTGTTGTTATTTGCTTATGTAAAGACAGAAAAGGATAAGCAAACAAAGAATATCGATATTCAGGTTTTACAGCGATTTTCATTGATAGCTTTGCCTGCGATGCTACTTATCATTGCCTCGGGTATTTTTGTAGCAGATAGGATTTTTGATGGAAACTATGCGGCCTTATTTGCGACACCATATGGCTGGCTACTGAATATAAAATTAGCTTTATTGGCAATTATTCTTGTGATTGCTGCGTATGTTCGTTCAAATTGCTTGCCAATATTTACTCAGGCTGATAACCCGGCAGTTATCAGTGCTAGTGCTAGAGTCATGAGAAAATGGGTGCGTATTGAATTTGTCATCGCCTTGGTATTGTTATTATTAGCGACAATTATTGCTAATACAACACCAGCTAAATATGCACCTATTGAGGAATGGCCCTATCCATTTCGATTTTCAATAGAGACCACTTGGAATGATGCTCGTGTAATCATTCAAGTTTGGACTGGAATTGCAATCCTGGCTTTGGCTGGTGGTGCTGTATGGCTGGGAAAATCACAGAAATGGAAATTGGGGCGCTTAATCATTGTTCCGCTTTTCTTAGTGATTACGGGTTTTGCTGTAGCGTTACCCCCTTTAGCTATTGAGGCCTATCCGGAGACTTATCGTAGAACACCGATTCCTTTTGATGCGGTTTCAATTGCGAATGGTGCCGCACTTTATGCGCAGTACTGTGTTAATTGTCATGGGCCACAGGGAAAAGGTAATGGTATTCAGTCCAGAACATTGTCTACGGTTCCTACTGATATGCTCACTGAACCGCATACTGAAGAACATACCGCGGGCGATTTTTTTCATTGGATCAGTTTCGGAATTAATGATACTGAGATGCCGGGATATGTGGATGAATTGTCGGAAGATGATCGTTGGGATCTAGTAAATTTTATTCATGCTTTATCACGTGGTTATCAGGCAAGAATCCTGACGCCGGAGGTGGTTCCAAACAGACCTTATATGGTCCCCCCCGGTTTTTTTTATACTGCAGAGGATGGCAGTAGTGGTATTTTGGCAGATTTTAGAAAACAGAAATCAGTATTGCTTGTTATATTTTCATGGCCAGAATCGCTTGATAGGCTGAAACAACTCGCGCAAGTCTACGATGTATTAAATGATCAAAACACGTTAGTGCTGGCTGTTCCCAAGGAGGGGCTTGATGCGGAAACAATTAAAAATATTGCGACTGATATCCCCTTTCCAATTGTGACGGAAGGCGCATCGGAAATTGCACATAGCTATGCCTTATCTCGACGAACATTTAGCCGTCCGGATATACTGGGAGCGGGAGTGATTCCTGATCATATGGAGTTTCTGATAGACCGTTATGGCTATTTACGCGCGCGCTGGATTCCACCAACAGAAAACACATTGGGTTGGGATGATACTGATTTATTGATAAAACAGGTTAGTTTGTTTAATCAGGAAGAGTCGATACTGCCGCCGCCAGATGAATATGTCAATTAG
- a CDS encoding adenosylcobinamide-GDP ribazoletransferase has protein sequence MIQPFLIALQFLTRLPVRLKSQPSEHDIGRSLLYYPLVGLLIGALLVASSWLLSDTPPFVAAALLVTLWVILTGGLHLDGLADSADAWIGGMGDRDKTLTIMKDPNCGPFGVVAILLVLQLKLATLHALFVNDAPIVLFIAVILGRTLLPLLLLTTPYVRSHGLGSALARHQPRNLSIIVVITTIIFILFIYTVNSLALIMAAAIVFLSVRASMLHRIGGTTGDTAGALVEITEVAVLLAAVLI, from the coding sequence ATGATTCAACCTTTTCTTATTGCATTACAATTTCTCACACGCTTACCGGTACGGCTAAAATCACAACCCAGTGAACATGATATTGGACGTTCCCTACTCTATTACCCATTAGTTGGCTTACTCATTGGAGCATTATTGGTCGCATCCAGCTGGTTACTCAGCGATACACCTCCATTTGTCGCAGCCGCACTACTCGTCACTTTATGGGTAATACTAACTGGAGGTTTGCATCTCGATGGTTTGGCGGATAGCGCGGATGCCTGGATCGGCGGCATGGGTGATCGAGATAAGACCCTAACTATTATGAAAGATCCCAACTGCGGACCATTCGGTGTTGTTGCAATTCTATTAGTCCTACAACTCAAGCTCGCAACACTGCATGCGCTGTTTGTGAATGATGCACCCATTGTGCTATTCATTGCTGTCATACTTGGCAGAACGCTATTACCATTATTGCTATTAACCACCCCCTACGTCCGTTCACATGGATTAGGCTCTGCACTGGCACGTCATCAGCCACGTAACCTAAGCATCATAGTGGTCATCACAACCATCATATTTATTTTATTTATTTATACTGTTAATAGCTTGGCTCTGATTATGGCAGCGGCTATTGTTTTTCTGTCTGTACGTGCCAGTATGCTACATCGCATAGGTGGAACAACAGGCGATACTGCAGGTGCGCTAGTTGAAATAACAGAAGTAGCCGTTCTGCTTGCCGCAGTTTTAATTTGA
- a CDS encoding histidine phosphatase family protein encodes MKTTTIIDLMRHGETQGGRVFLGSTDTPLNEHGWLQMWNTVERNSLGWDHIITSPLIRCAQFAQALAQRYAIPLIEDARVQELHFGQWEGYSAAELMQTDAAALTRFWQNPMQFTPPNAERLSDFNTRVLCAWHHIIDQYAGKKILLITHGGVIRTLLCHILQHPIERLLELEIEHAAMRRIRVEYGQNHHHSMLITDISV; translated from the coding sequence GTGAAAACAACAACGATTATCGATTTGATGCGCCATGGAGAAACACAAGGAGGTCGCGTCTTTCTAGGCAGCACTGATACGCCGTTGAACGAGCATGGCTGGTTGCAGATGTGGAATACGGTTGAAAGAAATTCGCTCGGCTGGGATCACATTATTACCTCACCCTTGATCCGTTGCGCCCAATTTGCTCAAGCACTGGCACAGCGTTATGCCATACCTTTGATAGAGGATGCGCGTGTTCAGGAATTACACTTTGGCCAGTGGGAAGGCTATTCTGCAGCCGAATTAATGCAAACAGATGCCGCTGCATTAACCCGTTTCTGGCAGAATCCCATGCAATTCACGCCCCCCAATGCGGAGCGTCTGAGCGATTTCAACACACGTGTTTTATGTGCCTGGCATCATATAATAGATCAATACGCCGGCAAAAAAATTTTATTGATCACACATGGTGGAGTGATACGCACTTTGCTTTGTCATATTTTGCAGCACCCCATCGAGCGACTGCTTGAACTTGAGATAGAACATGCCGCCATGCGACGTATTCGCGTCGAATACGGACAAAACCATCATCATTCCATGCTAATTACCGACATATCGGTATGA
- the cobT gene encoding nicotinate-nucleotide--dimethylbenzimidazole phosphoribosyltransferase, translating into MNETAAIDWLNEPFVIPNAKTRQAAQARQAQLTKPSGSLGRLEDIAIHLASLQGTLRPDVERVQITIFAGDHGVAAEGVSAFPQAVTCEMIRNFANGGAAISVLAQILGVQLEVINMGTAQDTEAFHNVSDYRLGPGTANFIHEPAMTIDQLTQALQAGRHAIERTHSMNTQLFIGGEMGIANTTAATALACILLDTEAVLLVGPGTGLDTHGIAHKTTIIQRALDLHSNHITSPLEALRRVGGFEIAALTGAYLRCAQLGIPVLIDGFISSVAALTAEQLRPGMKNWLLFSHTSAEPGHNLILDRLNAKPLCNLGLRLGEGSGAAITLPLLRMACTLHNEMATFSEAQVSGKTEIK; encoded by the coding sequence ATGAATGAAACAGCTGCAATCGATTGGCTAAATGAGCCTTTCGTCATCCCCAATGCCAAGACCCGGCAAGCTGCTCAAGCACGCCAGGCACAGCTCACCAAACCGTCAGGCTCACTGGGCCGGCTTGAGGATATCGCCATTCATCTTGCCTCGCTTCAAGGCACTCTCCGACCCGACGTAGAGCGCGTTCAGATTACCATATTTGCGGGAGATCATGGCGTTGCGGCCGAGGGAGTATCTGCATTTCCACAAGCAGTCACCTGCGAAATGATCAGGAATTTTGCCAATGGTGGGGCCGCGATTAGCGTCTTGGCTCAAATCCTGGGTGTGCAACTTGAGGTAATCAATATGGGAACAGCACAGGATACCGAAGCGTTTCATAACGTAAGCGATTACCGACTGGGTCCTGGTACGGCTAATTTTATTCATGAGCCTGCAATGACCATAGATCAACTGACTCAAGCACTACAGGCTGGCCGCCATGCTATTGAACGCACCCATTCCATGAACACGCAGCTATTCATTGGCGGTGAAATGGGCATTGCCAACACCACAGCTGCTACCGCCCTAGCCTGCATTCTGCTTGATACTGAAGCTGTCTTACTTGTGGGTCCAGGCACTGGCCTTGACACACACGGTATTGCGCATAAAACAACAATCATTCAGCGTGCACTGGATCTGCACAGCAACCATATTACATCCCCCCTTGAAGCGCTGCGCCGCGTTGGTGGGTTTGAAATCGCAGCTTTAACTGGTGCATACCTCCGTTGCGCCCAATTGGGGATACCCGTGTTGATCGATGGCTTTATTAGCTCTGTTGCAGCATTAACTGCTGAACAATTGCGCCCTGGAATGAAGAATTGGTTATTATTTTCACATACTTCGGCTGAGCCCGGCCATAACCTAATCCTTGACAGGCTTAATGCCAAACCACTTTGCAACCTGGGCCTTCGTCTTGGCGAAGGTAGTGGTGCTGCGATCACACTGCCTTTGCTACGTATGGCCTGTACGTTACATAATGAAATGGCAACTTTTTCTGAAGCACAGGTTTCCGGAAAAACTGAAATAAAGTGA
- the cobU gene encoding bifunctional adenosylcobinamide kinase/adenosylcobinamide-phosphate guanylyltransferase, whose translation MNKKTLILGGVRSGKSRLAERLATESQLPVTYIATATALDEEMHKRIALHRVRRPDNWIVIEEPLQLASVLYQQATRERCILVDCLTLWLTNLLTAQDTSQFLYEREALLSTIPTLTGRIILVSNETNMGITPMGELSRRYCDEAGRLHQDLAQCCEQVILTVAGLPHILKEHPHE comes from the coding sequence ATGAATAAAAAAACCCTCATTCTTGGTGGCGTTCGTTCTGGCAAAAGCCGCCTGGCCGAACGATTGGCAACCGAAAGTCAACTGCCTGTCACTTATATTGCTACTGCCACTGCACTTGACGAAGAAATGCACAAGCGTATTGCATTACATCGTGTACGGCGCCCCGATAATTGGATTGTAATTGAAGAACCGTTACAGCTCGCTTCGGTACTGTATCAGCAAGCTACCAGAGAGCGATGCATTCTCGTCGATTGTCTAACACTCTGGCTAACTAATCTATTAACAGCCCAGGATACATCACAATTTTTATACGAACGCGAGGCCTTGCTCTCAACGATACCCACATTAACAGGCCGAATTATTCTAGTCAGCAACGAAACGAATATGGGCATCACCCCAATGGGAGAACTAAGCCGCCGCTACTGTGATGAAGCCGGGCGATTACATCAGGATCTGGCACAGTGCTGCGAACAAGTTATTCTAACCGTTGCCGGTCTGCCACACATATTAAAAGAGCATCCCCATGAATGA
- a CDS encoding cobyric acid synthase codes for MNTQTLMVQGTTSDAGKSLLVTALCRWLARQNVRVAPFKPQNMALNSAVSADGGEIGRAQAIQAFACGLAPHTDMNPVLLKPNTDSSAQVIIHGHAIGNMNARSYHDYKTIALKAVLESHTRLAANYDKIIVEGAGSPAEINLRANDIANMGFAEAIDCPVILVADIDRGGVFAHLIGTLALLSDSEQARIKGFVINRFRGDIALLKPGLDWLEQHTGKPVLGVLPYLQGLHLEAEDALPATYNPDLNPTEALMHIIVPALPRISNHTDFDPLRLHPQVNLKFIGPGETIPPADLIILPGSKSVCADLDWLCQQGWETAIRRHLRYGGKLMGICGGFQMLGKQIHDPNGLEGKTGGRTGFSFFDMVTRLAPDKLLRNVQGTLALNDAAMTGYEIHAGITTYDSSYEPAAYFDNKSDGAISQDGLILGTYLHGLFESTAACNALLSWAGLDGNIQSLDYHAIRETTMNRLADSINQHLDVNQLYQLLNLNKVSAE; via the coding sequence ATGAATACCCAGACACTCATGGTCCAGGGCACTACTTCAGATGCTGGCAAAAGTTTACTGGTAACTGCCTTATGTCGCTGGCTAGCCCGACAGAATGTACGTGTTGCACCCTTCAAACCACAGAATATGGCATTAAACAGCGCGGTCAGCGCAGATGGCGGGGAGATTGGTCGTGCTCAAGCGATACAGGCATTCGCTTGCGGCCTGGCGCCACATACCGACATGAATCCTGTGCTACTGAAACCCAATACTGACTCAAGTGCACAGGTTATTATTCACGGTCATGCAATCGGCAATATGAATGCACGCAGTTACCATGATTACAAAACTATCGCACTAAAAGCCGTACTTGAGTCTCATACACGCCTCGCGGCAAACTACGACAAGATTATTGTAGAAGGTGCAGGCTCTCCGGCTGAAATTAATCTGCGCGCTAATGATATTGCCAATATGGGTTTTGCGGAGGCAATCGATTGCCCGGTTATTCTCGTCGCCGATATCGATCGAGGGGGCGTATTTGCGCATCTGATTGGCACACTGGCCCTGTTAAGTGACAGCGAACAAGCTCGAATAAAAGGCTTTGTCATTAATCGGTTCCGAGGCGACATCGCATTACTCAAACCAGGCCTGGACTGGCTGGAACAACATACCGGCAAACCGGTTCTGGGCGTCCTGCCTTATTTACAAGGGCTACATCTGGAAGCAGAAGATGCACTGCCAGCTACTTATAATCCTGACCTCAATCCAACAGAAGCGCTGATGCATATTATTGTGCCTGCCTTGCCACGCATCAGTAATCATACCGACTTTGATCCGTTGCGCCTGCATCCGCAAGTCAATCTGAAATTTATCGGCCCTGGCGAAACAATCCCGCCAGCCGATTTGATTATCTTGCCAGGTTCAAAAAGTGTCTGTGCCGATCTGGACTGGCTATGCCAGCAAGGCTGGGAAACGGCTATTCGGCGACACCTGCGCTACGGTGGAAAGCTAATGGGTATCTGTGGCGGTTTCCAGATGCTCGGAAAACAGATACATGATCCCAATGGTCTCGAAGGGAAAACAGGTGGCCGTACCGGATTTTCATTTTTTGACATGGTTACCAGGCTAGCGCCTGACAAATTACTACGCAATGTACAGGGTACGCTCGCACTTAACGATGCAGCAATGACAGGCTATGAAATTCACGCCGGGATCACTACCTATGATTCATCCTATGAACCCGCTGCTTATTTCGACAACAAATCTGATGGGGCAATCAGTCAGGATGGACTCATTCTGGGTACGTATCTGCACGGATTATTTGAATCGACAGCAGCCTGCAATGCGCTACTCAGTTGGGCCGGATTGGATGGCAATATACAATCGCTCGATTATCATGCAATACGTGAAACGACTATGAATCGATTAGCAGACAGCATCAATCAGCACCTTGATGTTAACCAATTATATCAACTGCTTAATCTAAACAAGGTATCTGCAGAATGA
- the tnpB gene encoding IS200/IS605 family element RNA-guided endonuclease TnpB codes for MEIKRAYKFRFYPTFEQETILAQTFGCARFVYNRMLRVRSDAWYTEKRRIGYHATSSLLTELKKEPEFEWLNKVSSVPVQQSLRHLQTAFGNFFAKRAKYPSFKSKHEKQSAEYTSSAFKWDGKSLKLAKMKDPLNIRWSRTLPKATKLTIATVSKDSAGRYHVSMLCDDSVARKPWVSGKVGIDLGLTHFAILSTGEKIASPNTLRKNETRLAKLQRKLSKKRKGSANRQKARLKVARLHAGIADARKDFLHKLSTRLVNENQVIAVESLAVSNMKKNRCLAKSISDAGWGEFVRQLEYKSLWYGRELVGIDRWYPSSKRCSGCGHTVNKMPLNVREWTCPECGSIHDRDINAARNVLAAGLAVSALGESISPVCI; via the coding sequence ATGGAAATTAAGCGCGCATACAAATTCAGGTTTTACCCAACTTTTGAGCAAGAAACTATTCTGGCTCAAACATTCGGGTGTGCTCGGTTTGTCTATAATCGCATGTTGCGCGTTCGTTCTGATGCTTGGTATACCGAGAAAAGAAGAATCGGGTATCATGCTACCTCCTCTTTGTTGACCGAGTTAAAAAAAGAGCCTGAATTTGAATGGCTGAACAAAGTTTCCAGTGTTCCTGTGCAGCAATCTCTCCGCCACCTGCAAACGGCATTTGGTAATTTCTTTGCCAAACGAGCCAAATACCCGTCATTCAAAAGCAAGCATGAGAAGCAATCGGCTGAATACACGTCCAGCGCCTTCAAGTGGGACGGTAAGTCTCTGAAACTGGCGAAGATGAAAGATCCACTGAATATCAGATGGTCGCGCACCCTTCCTAAGGCAACAAAACTAACGATTGCAACAGTCTCTAAAGACTCAGCGGGTCGATACCATGTTTCTATGCTTTGCGACGACTCTGTTGCGCGAAAGCCATGGGTTAGCGGCAAAGTCGGCATTGACTTAGGATTAACGCACTTCGCTATTCTTTCTACGGGCGAGAAGATTGCGTCTCCTAACACGCTACGAAAGAATGAAACCAGGCTTGCTAAGCTGCAACGCAAGCTATCTAAAAAGCGCAAAGGGTCGGCCAATAGACAAAAAGCCAGACTGAAAGTAGCGCGACTACATGCAGGAATTGCTGATGCTCGTAAAGACTTTCTACATAAACTCTCAACACGGCTAGTGAACGAAAACCAAGTGATAGCTGTAGAGTCTTTAGCTGTTAGCAATATGAAGAAAAATCGTTGCCTCGCAAAATCAATTTCCGATGCAGGATGGGGTGAATTTGTGCGGCAATTAGAATACAAGTCGCTGTGGTACGGGCGAGAGCTTGTAGGTATTGACCGATGGTATCCAAGCAGCAAACGCTGCTCGGGATGTGGGCATACCGTAAACAAGATGCCTTTGAATGTGCGTGAATGGACTTGTCCGGAATGCGGATCAATCCATGATCGAGACATCAACGCAGCGCGTAATGTTTTGGCCGCTGGACTGGCGGTGTCAGCCCTTGGAGAATCTATAAGTCCTGTTTGCATTTAG
- the cobD gene encoding threonine-phosphate decarboxylase CobD, whose protein sequence is MSSLLSQPDQQGILHHGGRLRTAAIRYAIPLGDWLDLSTGINPNGWPVKAMPASIWARLPEDEDELSAIAGYYYGTDSLLPVAGSQAAIQALPQLRKPSRVSVLNPGYAEHAHAWQRANHSVSAVTPQQIESTLAATDVLVIIHPNNPTGDTFPMETILAWHAHLARRGGWLVVDEAFIDATPEHSIVSRTTSPGLIVLRSLGKFFGLAGARVGFVCAQAELLSQLNALLGPWTISTPARWVAIQALQDETWQKTTRQYLIQQSRRLQTLLAQHHLSPDGGCAFFQWVQSPDAQSIHDKLAQQGILTRCFEHPSSLRFGLPRTETDWRRLDKALVNLTAPLRKRRGFPIQRIQPGRT, encoded by the coding sequence TTGTCAAGTTTATTATCACAGCCTGATCAACAAGGGATATTACATCACGGTGGCCGCTTGCGAACGGCCGCTATACGGTACGCAATTCCACTTGGAGACTGGCTGGATCTATCCACCGGCATCAACCCTAATGGATGGCCGGTTAAGGCCATGCCAGCATCCATCTGGGCACGACTGCCGGAAGATGAGGATGAGTTAAGCGCCATTGCAGGTTATTACTATGGTACTGATTCGCTCTTACCCGTTGCCGGATCACAGGCAGCCATTCAGGCACTACCGCAATTGCGCAAACCATCACGCGTCAGTGTACTTAATCCAGGCTATGCCGAGCATGCACATGCCTGGCAACGCGCGAATCATAGTGTATCAGCGGTAACACCACAGCAAATTGAAAGCACCCTGGCCGCGACTGATGTGCTGGTTATTATTCATCCCAATAATCCTACAGGTGATACTTTTCCGATGGAAACAATACTTGCCTGGCACGCACATCTTGCCCGTCGCGGCGGCTGGCTGGTGGTAGATGAAGCATTCATTGACGCCACGCCTGAGCACAGTATCGTATCGCGAACCACCTCTCCGGGCCTCATTGTATTACGTTCATTAGGTAAGTTCTTTGGACTGGCGGGTGCACGGGTTGGTTTTGTATGTGCACAGGCTGAGTTGCTATCACAACTCAACGCCTTGCTCGGTCCCTGGACAATCAGCACACCTGCACGCTGGGTTGCCATCCAGGCACTACAGGACGAAACCTGGCAGAAAACGACCCGCCAGTATCTGATTCAACAAAGCCGGCGATTACAAACATTGCTTGCCCAGCATCATCTCTCCCCGGATGGTGGCTGCGCCTTCTTTCAATGGGTGCAGTCACCGGATGCACAATCTATTCACGACAAACTGGCACAGCAGGGCATTCTAACTCGCTGTTTCGAACACCCTTCTAGCCTGCGCTTTGGCTTGCCAAGAACAGAAACTGACTGGCGGCGATTAGATAAGGCACTCGTGAATTTGACTGCTCCCCTCCGTAAACGAAGGGGATTCCCAATTCAACGAATCCAACCCGGACGCACCTAA
- the cbiB gene encoding adenosylcobinamide-phosphate synthase CbiB → MMTITLAICIALALDAWLGEPRRFHPLVGFGHLTRIIEQHLYLDSTVRGLLALLLLLIPFTLLVTWIHRLPGHFIIDVLILYLAIGWHSLSIHAKRVQNALLADDLNAARHQVSLILSRDTTTLDHTAITQGTIESVLENGNDAIFGVLFWFAVAGAPGALIYRLVNTLDAMWGYRNTRYRHFGWAAARFDDLLNLIPARLTALSYALTGEIRSAFICWQAQGATWKSPNAGPVMAAGAGSLEISLGGPAYYHGALEFRPMLGTGRIPEPGDIDRALGLIKRSLLLWLFVLCIGEWLVKFIITA, encoded by the coding sequence ATGATGACAATAACCTTGGCTATTTGCATAGCACTGGCACTGGATGCATGGTTAGGCGAACCACGCCGCTTCCATCCGCTGGTTGGATTCGGTCATCTTACGCGCATCATAGAGCAGCATCTTTATCTTGATTCAACTGTACGCGGCCTACTCGCTTTATTGCTATTGCTGATTCCTTTTACTCTGCTCGTCACATGGATACACCGGCTTCCCGGGCATTTTATAATTGATGTGCTCATTCTTTATCTCGCCATCGGCTGGCATAGTCTCAGTATCCACGCCAAAAGAGTACAAAATGCATTATTGGCAGACGATCTGAACGCAGCACGCCATCAGGTGAGCTTAATCCTCAGCCGTGATACAACTACGCTCGATCATACCGCGATAACTCAGGGAACCATTGAATCTGTATTAGAAAATGGCAATGATGCTATTTTTGGCGTCTTATTCTGGTTTGCGGTCGCGGGCGCACCGGGGGCGCTTATTTATCGTCTGGTCAACACATTGGATGCCATGTGGGGCTACCGCAATACCCGTTACCGCCATTTCGGCTGGGCTGCTGCACGCTTTGATGATTTATTGAACTTGATACCAGCACGACTGACTGCTCTCAGTTATGCGTTGACTGGAGAGATACGCAGCGCTTTCATCTGCTGGCAGGCTCAAGGTGCCACGTGGAAAAGCCCTAATGCCGGACCTGTGATGGCTGCAGGCGCGGGCAGCCTTGAAATATCATTAGGTGGCCCCGCTTACTATCACGGTGCGCTCGAATTCCGCCCAATGTTAGGGACAGGACGCATACCCGAACCCGGTGATATCGATCGCGCACTGGGATTAATAAAACGCTCACTTTTGCTCTGGTTATTTGTTTTGTGTATAGGAGAATGGCTTGTCAAGTTTATTATCACAGCCTGA